In Physeter macrocephalus isolate SW-GA chromosome 2, ASM283717v5, whole genome shotgun sequence, a single window of DNA contains:
- the LOC102986077 gene encoding zinc finger protein 709-like, translating to MGETFRNLASVGETWKDHDIEDQCKNQGRKLRSRKVGRICEGKEDSPCRENLSLIPNLNLNKKTLIRVKPWEHRVCGKVLMHHSSHNRYTRSHVGHKPYEYQKNGEKPYKCNVCGKAFSYLQCFEKHKRNHAGGKTYKCKECGKAFMQLKTFQRHMVTHTGGASYKCKDCGKTFSSSASLQIHERAHTGEKPYKCKHCGKAYRYHQTLQTHERTHTGEKSYECKKCNKAFNCPSSLRIHERTHTGKKPYECKQCGKTFRYYPSFQTHERVHTGEKPYECKPCGKTFSSNIGFQIHERNHTGEKPYECQKCSKAFSCPSSFRKHERTHTGEKPYECKECGKALRALASLRVHMITHTGVGPYKCKQCEKAFISPSSFQIHQRSHTGEKPYECKQCGKTFRYYPSFQKHERTHTGEKPYECKECRRAFSCSTLLRLHERTHTGEKLYECKQCGKACRDYTSLETHIRIHTGEKPYECKQCGKAFRCYQSFRRHERNHTGEKPYECKKCSKAFRCPSYLRTHERTHTREKPYECKQCGKAYRGYSSLQTHERTHTGEKPYACKECGKAFRWYQSFRRHERTHTGEKPYECKECGKAFSHPTSFRRHEKTHRVEPFECKQRGKDFSCPSSLHVKTPTRNKL from the exons ATGGGGGAAACCTTCAGGAACCTGGCCTCAGTAG GAGAAACATGGAAAGATCATGACATTGAAGATCAGTGCAAAAACCAGGGGAGAAAACTAAG GAGTCGTAAGGTAGGGAGAATATGTGAAGGGAAAGAGGATAGTCCATGTAGAGAAAACCTCAGCCTTATTCCAAATCTCAATCTGAACAAGAAAACTCTTATCAGAGTAAAACCATGGGAACACAGAGTATGTGGAAAAGTCCTCATGCATCATTCATCCCATAATAGGTACACCAGAAGTCACGTTGGACACAAGCCATATGAGTAtcagaaaaatggagagaagccatataaatgtaatgtatgtgggaaagcctttagttATCTGCAgtgttttgaaaaacataaaagaaatcatGCTGGAGGGAAAACCTATAAATGTAAggagtgtgggaaagccttcatgCAGCTCAAAACTTTTCAGAGACACATGGTAACACATACTGGAGGTGCCTCTTATAAGTGTAAGGATTGTGGGAAAACTTTTAGTTCTTCAGCTTCACTTCAGATACATGAAAGAgcccacactggagagaaaccttataaatgtaaacattGTGGAAAAGCCTATAGATACCATCAAACTTTACAAACACATGAGAGgactcacacaggagagaaatcctatgaatgtaaaaaatgtaataaagcaTTCAATTGTCCCAGTTCCCTCCGAATACATGAAAGAACTCACACTGGAAAGAAGCCTTATGAATGTAAACAATGTGGTAAAACCTTCAGATATTACCCTTCCTTCCAAACACACGAAAgagttcatactggagagaaaccctatgaatgtaagccATGTGGTAAAACTTTCAGTTCTAATATAGGTttccaaatacatgaaagaaatcacactggagaaaaaccctatgaatgcCAAAAATGTAGTAAAGCCTTCAGTTGTCCCAGTTCTtttagaaaacatgaaagaactCATACTGGGGaaaaaccttatgaatgtaaggaatgtgggaaagccctTAGAGCTCTTGCAAGCCTTCGAGTGCACATGATCACTCACACTGGAGTGGGACCTTATAAATGTAAGCAGTGTgagaaagcatttatttctcccagttcatTTCAAATACATCAAAGGagtcacactggagagaaaccctatgaatgtaaacaGTGTGGTAAAACCTTCAGGTATTACCCTTCCtttcaaaaacatgaaagaactcacactggagagaaaccctatgaatgtaaggagtGTAGAAGAGCCTTTAGTTGTTCAACTTTGCTACGACTACATGAAAGAacacacactggagagaaacTCTATGAATGTAAGCAGTGTGGAAAAGCCTGCAGAGATTACACTTCCTTAGAAACACACAtaagaattcatactggagagaaaccctatgaatgtaagcaATGTGGAAAGGCCTTCAGGTGTTATCAAAGTTTTCGAAGACATGAAAGAAatcacactggagaaaaaccctatgaatgtaaaaaATGTAGTAAAGCATTCAGGTGTCCCAGTTATCTTCGAACACATGAAAGAACTCACACTAgagaaaaaccctatgaatgtaaacaATGTGGTAAAGCCTACAGAGGTTACAGTTCCttgcaaacacatgaaaggactcacacaggagagaaaccctatgcatgtaaggaatgtggaaaagCTTTCAGGTGGTATCAGAGTTTTCGAAGACATGAaagaactcacactggagagaaaccctatgaatgtaaagaatgtgggaaggccttcagtCATCCCACTTCCTTCCGAAGGCATGAAAAGACTCACAGGGTAGAACCTTTTGAATGTAAACAGCGTGGGAAAGACTTCAGTTGTCCTTCATCGTTACATGTTAAAACTCCcaccagaaataaattataa